One window of Nicotiana tomentosiformis chromosome 11, ASM39032v3, whole genome shotgun sequence genomic DNA carries:
- the LOC138900790 gene encoding uncharacterized protein, producing the protein MKIWYASKVLELNDMVEDRDHGEVIPEYITWFHDPSLLRDRPEGSNRRRNNQRVIEKLKEELECSRMTISKQQAQLQAGVTQIHLNIEKDYQSALRGMYIDLKHAKNEAARLEEELASTIGLVRRVEANKNAEMHKLQEDLSIIEEDTHQQQLEFDQQREQFERERAIWIRSKGQFLEQLEEIKRHKGGHQHADFEVERRQWMIERAVLNRRIEEYEGYETEMGNALNTTHIWLQNFHVNMEHAREKVLQLLEKETYIHDNHRHLNNEKVGQEARALVPQLPGVFHNLYEMLGGGESGGQGMQTIDDINLSKNAIED; encoded by the coding sequence atgaaaatttggtatgcaagtaaagtcttagagttgaatgatatggtagaagaccgagatcatggagaggtgatccctgaatatattacctggtttcatGACCCTTCGTTGCTTAGAGATAGGCCTGAAGGATCCAACAGGAGGAGAAATAATCAAAGAGTTATAGAAAAgttaaaagaggaattggagTGTTCCCGGATGACCATATCTAAACAACAAGCCCAACTGCAAGCCGGAGTCACTCAGATTCatttaaatattgagaaagattatcaatcggCCTTACGGGGCATGTATATagatctaaagcatgctaaaaatgaggcggcccgcttagaagaagaattggcaagcacaattggtttagttagaagagttgaggcaaataaaaatgctgaaatgcataagctgcaagaagacttgagtatcattgaagaggatacacaccaacaacaattggagtttgatcaacagagagagcagtttgaaagagaaagggcCATTTGGATACGTTCAAAGGGTCAGTTTCTTGAacaattggaagaaataaaaaggcataaaggaggtcatcaacatgcagattttgaggtagagcggcgtcagtggatgattgagagagctgtGCTAAACCGTCGTATTGAAGAATATGAGGGATACGAGACTGAGATGGGTaacgccctcaacactacccaTATATGGTTGCAGAATTTTCACGTGAATATGGAGCACGCTAGAGAGAAAGTACTTCAATTGTTAGAGAAAGAAACATATATTCATGACAatcatcgtcatctaaacaatgagaaagttggtcaaGAGGCACGTGCCCTCGTTCCACAATTGCCAGGAGTGTTTCATAATTTGTACGAgatgttgggggggggggagagtggaggccaagggatGCAGACCATTGATGATATCAATTTAAGcaagaatgccattgaagattaa
- the LOC108947017 gene encoding uncharacterized protein, giving the protein MDPLKYFFQKPMPTDKLAKWHILLSEFDIIYVTWKVVKGKKLADHLVENGEYKPLKTYFPDEDVSFVGEDIAKTYDCWRMFFDGAENLMGMGIRDVLVSETDQHYPIFAKLRFLCTNNMAEYEACILGLGLAIDMNVQELLVIGDSDLLVHQVLKEWATKNTTILLYLHIVQKLIKRFTKIELKHVPRMQNEFAGALPTLSSMIQHLDKNFIDPIPIEICKQPAYCAHAEDEFDGNPWFHNIKEYLEKGEYPENSTHT; this is encoded by the coding sequence atggatccactaaaatactTCTTTCAGAAACCTATGCCTACGgataagttagcaaagtggcataTATTGCTAAGTGAATTCGACATTATCTATGTGACTTGGAAGGTAGTCAAAGGGAAAAAATTGGCCGACCACTTAGTAGAGAATGGAGAATATAAACCATTGAAGACATATTTTCCCGACGAGGATGTGTCATTTGTAGGTGAAGATATTGCAAAAACATATGATTGTTGGAGGATGTTTTTCGACGGAGCAGAAAACTTGATGGGAATGGGCATCAGAGATGTTTTAGTATCAGAAACTGATCAACATTATCCGATATTCGCAAAGCTCAGGTTTctgtgcaccaacaatatggcagaatatgaggcctgcatccTAGGACTTGGGTTGGCCATcgacatgaatgttcaggagttgctggtaattggagattcTGATTTATTGGTACACCAGGTACTAAAGGAATGGGCTACCAAGAACACTACAATATTGTTATACTTGCATATTGTACAAaagttgatcaagaggttcacaaagatagaattgaAACATGTTCCGAGGATGCAGAATGAATTCGCAGGTGCATTACccaccttgtcttccatgatacaacatctagacaagaatttcatcgatcctatcccgATAGAGATTTGTAAGcaaccagcttattgtgctcatgctGAAGACGAGtttgatggaaatccatggttccacaatatcaaggaATACTTGGAGAAAGGAGAATACCCAGAGAATTCTACACACACTTAG